The following proteins are co-located in the Eriocheir sinensis breed Jianghai 21 chromosome 34, ASM2467909v1, whole genome shotgun sequence genome:
- the LOC127007053 gene encoding protein AF-10-like isoform X1 — MKPKQEDPKEMVGGCCVCSDENGWTENPLVYCDGQGCNVAVHQACYGIVTVPTGAWFCRKCESQERAARVHSGGRRIFSQRCELCPSKDGALKRTDSGGWAHVVCALYIPEVRFGNVTTMEPIMLQLIPQERFNKSCYICEESGKESRAVIGACMQCNKSGCKQHFHVTCAQSMGLLCEEAGNYLDNVKYCGYCQYHFSKLRKGSHVKTIPPYRPVPLEAGTSDDDKTSGAIDSRDPKSKKRTGRPPGVKPAANREGKIGDLIAPGSSGSGSSGTVEHHERGPLGEDSTGTTPGSSGMSLGATSASSLPSTIKTERTTKVTEPNTGVSASQSVATVTKTMASITVSAFASSSTSSAPPPQTTSSLTPSFVTSLPSVAVPFTHTNVSSTASLLTTTPSLATTVSSLVSSVSSSIPSSLSSSLSSIITSVPSSVVTTVASLARPKLSEPQNPSTTPHESSSQHPLSHNHSTSQVHPSLSAEGEKDKDKQQERNRKLRRNGPRTPSGNSNFGDTESIVSNDEAQSSDLVLNICEEKNLSVEKESNKVPSKPLDSSDDGGSLNVQFTPNIGSKSVSDPFTPTLADFSTNEPVKRRRSYSQERGRRSKRGMSKRGRPGGGRDTGGRDSGASSPDSFTSESAPAPKRGRKKVDSKESLTSVITNGVGANTLLLGNQLNPSSAVAQKMTDTLHAELEAHSIYKDEDKISNMLVGPSLPGKKESFFSLIQNTNGSSNLATSNQPPPFPQSLEQLLERQWEQGSQFLMEQAQHFDIASLLSCLHQLRQENVRLEETVSSLISRRDHLLAVNARLSVPLSSPTPASTSSPVGTNPTPPSVSATSSNSSSSTPSSVPALTTSVNSHNINPRPSSRGSAPAPLPPRPHSQGHHQSGAGSHTVAPPGGGGGHRGASPHDRRGPSPQDRRGTSPHDRRAPPPQVPVENGLGEQEYRYRSPGTEHRQQSPMLPPGAQPSPTTSLRHSPAGGNYHSSVSPHGVGSPSPSGVPHGHPPSSHGPPPHHSMPPSHGPSAHGQGPLSHGSPHGPPPHGAPPHGPPPPMVSVAPTSAHSVAISRQSDHRGEMVRLHQGPPAPPQHSGPNLGPGGYSVYQMVSPVPGPHHSPVPPMSQPHPPPHAQVMRRDLVESGRGATGNMEKR, encoded by the exons GAATGGCTGGACTGAAAACCCTCTCGTGTACTGCGATGGCCAGGGCTGCAATGTCGCCGTGCACCAAG CCTGTTATGGTATAGTAACAGTACCAACAGGGGCCTGGTTTTGTCGCAAGTGTGAGAGTCAAGAACGTGCTGCTAGAGTT CACTCAGGCGGGAGGCGCATTTTTTCACAGAGATGCGAACTGTGCCCGAGTAAAGATGGGGCGCTCAAGCGCACCGACTCTGGGGGCTGGGCACACGTGGTTTGTGCGCTTTACATCCCTGAGGTGCGTTTTGGCAACGTCACTACCATGGAGCCCATCATGCTGCAGTTGATTCCTCAGGAAAGATTCAACAAG TCATGCTACATTTGTGAGGAAAGTGGCAAGGAAAGCAGAGCCGTCATTGGAGCGTGCATGCAGTGCAACAAGTCAGGTTGTAAGCAACACTTCCATGTAACATGTGCCCAGTCAATGGGACTCTTATGTGAAGAAGCTGGCAACTACCTGGATAATGTAAAGTACTGTGGCTATTGCCAGTACCACTTTTCTAAACTG aggaaaggaagccaTGTGAAGACTATCCCTCCATACCGTCCCGTCCCTTTGGAGGCTGGAACTTCAGATGACGACAAAACCTCTGGCGCAATTGATTCCAGAGACCCAAAGTCCAAGAAGAGAACAGGACGTCCCCCTGGTGTCAAACCCGCAGCCAACCGGGAAGGGAAAATTGGTGACCTTATAGCACCTGGCAGCAGTGGTAGTGGTTCTAGTGGAACAGTGGAACACCATGAGCGAGGTCCATTGGGTGAAGACAGTACTGGTACCACCCCTGGAAGCTCTGGCATGTCTTTAGGAGCCACCAGTGCTAGTTCCTTACCTTCCACAATCAAGACTGAAAGAACGACAAAAGTAACAGAACCTAATACTGGTGTGAGTGCTTCCCAATCTGTGGCTACTGTGACTAAGACAATGGCCTCGATAACAGTCAGTGCTTTTGCCTCAAGCTCAACATCAAGTGCTCCCCCACCTCAAACAACCTCATCTCTGACCCCATCTTTTGTTACCTCACTGCCCTCTGTAGCAGTTCCTTTTACACACACAAATGTTTCATCTACAGCATCACTTTTAACAACAACTCCTTCACTGGCAACCACAGTTTCCAGTTTAGTATCATCTGTGTCGTCATCCATACCATCGTCATTATCCTCGTCATTGTCATCAATAATAACAAGTGTGCCATCCTCTGTTGTGACCACTGTGGCATCCCTCGCTCGACCCAAACTGTCTGAGCCACAGAACCCAAGCACAACCCCTCATGAGAGCTCCAGCCAACACCCCCTGTCACACAACCACTCAACAAGCCAGGTACATCCTTCCCTATCtgctgaaggagagaaggataaagacaaGCAGCAGGAACGTAACAGAAAATTGCGCCGAAATGGGCCGAGGACTCCAAGTGGAAATAGTAATTTTGGAGACACTGAATCAATTGTTTCCAATGATGAAGCCCAGTCCAGTGATTTAGTGCTTAAtatatgtgaagaaaaaaatctTAGTGTTGAAAAAGAATCAAACAAAGTGCCAAGTAAACCTTTAGATTCCTCAGATGATGGTGGAAGCTTGAATGTGCAGTTCACTCCAAACATTGGCTCAAAAAGTGTATCTGATCCTTTCACGCCAACTCTAGCTGACTTCAGTACTAATGAGCcagtgaagaggagaag GTCTTATAgtcaagagagaggaaggagatcaaAGCGAGGAATGAGTAAACGTGGCCGCCCTGGAGGAGGCCGGGACACGGGTGGAAGAGACTCTGGGGCCTCCTCCCCAGACTCCTTCACTAGCGAGTCCGCGCCAGCTccaaaacgaggaaggaagaaagtggattCTAAAGA GTCACTTACATCAGTGATAACCAACGGTGTAGGAGCCAATACTCTTCTGCTGGGGAACCAACTTAACCCTTCATCAGCTGTTGCTCAGAAGATGACTGATACCCTCCATGCTGAGCTTGAAGCACACTCCATTTACAAAGATGAAGACAAGATTAGCAACATGTTGGTCGGGCCATCACTCCCTGGGAAAAAAGAG AGTTTCTTTTCTCTCATACAGAATACCAATGGTAGCAGCAACTTGGCAACTAGCAACcaacctcccccctttccccaaaGTCTGGAGCAGCTTTTGGAGCGGCAGTGGGAGCAAGGCAGCCAGTTTCTGATGGAGCAAGCTCAGCATTTTGACA TTGCATCACTGTTGTCCTGTCTACATCAGCTGAGGCAAGAAAATGTTCGCTTAGAAGAAACTGTGAGCTCTCTAATATCACGGAGGGATCATCTTCTGGCTGTCAATGCGCGTCTCTCGGTTCCTCTCAGCTCTCCAACACCCGCCAGCACCTCATCCCCAGTGGGAACTAACCCTACCCCTCCTTCAGTGTCTGCCACTTCATCTAACTCTTCATCATCAACACCGTCTTCAGTCCCTGCTCTCACAACATCAGTCAACTCCCACAACATAAATCCTCGGCCATCAAGTCGGGGCTCAGCTCCAGcgccccttcctcctcgccctcattCTCAGGGACACCATCAGTCTG GAGCTGGCAGCCACACAGTAGCCCCACCtgggggaggtggaggacacAGAGGGGCATCTCCACATGATAGAAGAGGACCATCACCACAAGACAGGAGAGGCACTTCACCCCATGATAGGCGGGCTCCGCCTCCTCAGGTTCCAGTTGAAAATGGCCTTGGGGAGCAAGAGTATCGCTATCGAAGTCCTGGTACAGAGCACAGACAGCAATCCCCCATGCTACCCCCTGGGGCCCAGCCAAGTCCTACTACATCTCTCAG GCACAGTCCAGCTGGAGGCAACTACCATTCAAGTGTCTCTCCACATGGAGTTGGCTCCCCAAGTCCTTCTGGTGTCCCCCATggtcatcctccttcctcccatggtCCACCTCCCCATCACTCCATGCCTCCATCACATGGACCTTCAGCTCATGGCCAGGGACCCCTCAGCCATGGGTCACCACATGGACCTCCTCCCCATGGAGCCCCTCCACATGGGCCCCCACCACCAATGGTGTCTGTGGCTCCAACCTCAGCTCACAGTGTAGCCATTAGCAGACAGTCAGACCATCGTGGAGAGATGGTGAGATTACACCAAGGACCCCCAGCACCGCCCCAACACTCGGGCCCCAACCTTGGACCTGGCGGCTACTCAGTGTACCAGATGGTGTCTCCAGTGCCTGGGCCACACCACTCCCCAGTGCCACCCATGAGCCAGCCTCACCCACCACCTCATGCCCAA GTGATGCGTCGTGACCTAGTTGAGTCTGGTCGGGGGGCAACTGGGAACATGGAGAAGAGATGA